A region of Bacillus rossius redtenbacheri isolate Brsri chromosome 2, Brsri_v3, whole genome shotgun sequence DNA encodes the following proteins:
- the LOC134529757 gene encoding secreted frizzled-related protein 5-like isoform X7, with product MASVTAALQPLLLLATARASSGLWGSRTSQPACVDIPRNVSLCHGVGYRRMRLPNLLEHDSLQEVAQQAASWTPLLNVDCHPDTRLFLCSLFSPVCLDRAIYPCRSLCDQVRRGCEGIMQKFGYPWPDMFRCDHFPVDNDMCIGPQAKRPGLSVGPILHEDLCRSM from the coding sequence ATGGCGAGCGTCACGGCGGCGCTGCAGCCGCTGCTGCTGCTGGCGACTGCGCGCGCCAGCTCCGGCCTGTGGGGCAGCCGCACGTCGCAGCCCGCCTGCGTCGACATCCCGCGCAACGTGTCGCTGTGCCACGGCGTGGGCTACCGCCGCATGCGCCTGCCCAACCTGCTGGAGCACGACTCGCTGCAGGAGGTGGCGCAGCAGGCCGCCTCGTGGACGCCGCTGCTCAACGTGGACTGCCACCCGGACACGCGGCTCTTCCTCTGCTCGCTCTTCAGCCCCGTGTGTCTGGACCGCGCCATCTACCCCTGCCGCAGCCTGTGCGACCAGGTGCGGCGCGGCTGCGAGGGCATCATGCAGAAGTTCGGCTACCCCTGGCCGGACATGTTCCGCTGCGACCACTTCCCCGTCGACAACGACATGTGCATCGGACCGCAGGCCAAGCGACCGG
- the LOC134529757 gene encoding secreted frizzled-related protein 5-like isoform X9 translates to MASVTAALQPLLLLATARASSGLWGSRTSQPACVDIPRNVSLCHGVGYRRMRLPNLLEHDSLQEVAQQAASWTPLLNVDCHPDTRLFLCSLFSPVCLDRAIYPCRSLCDQVRRGCEGIMQKFGYPWPDMFRCDHFPVDNDMCIGPQAKRPG, encoded by the coding sequence ATGGCGAGCGTCACGGCGGCGCTGCAGCCGCTGCTGCTGCTGGCGACTGCGCGCGCCAGCTCCGGCCTGTGGGGCAGCCGCACGTCGCAGCCCGCCTGCGTCGACATCCCGCGCAACGTGTCGCTGTGCCACGGCGTGGGCTACCGCCGCATGCGCCTGCCCAACCTGCTGGAGCACGACTCGCTGCAGGAGGTGGCGCAGCAGGCCGCCTCGTGGACGCCGCTGCTCAACGTGGACTGCCACCCGGACACGCGGCTCTTCCTCTGCTCGCTCTTCAGCCCCGTGTGTCTGGACCGCGCCATCTACCCCTGCCGCAGCCTGTGCGACCAGGTGCGGCGCGGCTGCGAGGGCATCATGCAGAAGTTCGGCTACCCCTGGCCGGACATGTTCCGCTGCGACCACTTCCCCGTCGACAACGACATGTGCATCGGACCGCAGGCCAAGCGACCGG
- the LOC134529757 gene encoding secreted frizzled-related protein 5-like isoform X8, translating to MASVTAALQPLLLLATARASSGLWGSRTSQPACVDIPRNVSLCHGVGYRRMRLPNLLEHDSLQEVAQQAASWTPLLNVDCHPDTRLFLCSLFSPVCLDRAIYPCRSLCDQVRRGCEGIMQKFGYPWPDMFRCDHFPVDNDMCIGPQAKRPAIQESCSHVQKNQLF from the coding sequence ATGGCGAGCGTCACGGCGGCGCTGCAGCCGCTGCTGCTGCTGGCGACTGCGCGCGCCAGCTCCGGCCTGTGGGGCAGCCGCACGTCGCAGCCCGCCTGCGTCGACATCCCGCGCAACGTGTCGCTGTGCCACGGCGTGGGCTACCGCCGCATGCGCCTGCCCAACCTGCTGGAGCACGACTCGCTGCAGGAGGTGGCGCAGCAGGCCGCCTCGTGGACGCCGCTGCTCAACGTGGACTGCCACCCGGACACGCGGCTCTTCCTCTGCTCGCTCTTCAGCCCCGTGTGTCTGGACCGCGCCATCTACCCCTGCCGCAGCCTGTGCGACCAGGTGCGGCGCGGCTGCGAGGGCATCATGCAGAAGTTCGGCTACCCCTGGCCGGACATGTTCCGCTGCGACCACTTCCCCGTCGACAACGACATGTGCATCGGACCGCAGGCCAAGCGACCGG